TAGGCTCAGCCAGTTCCACGATGATATCCACATCGCTTTCGGAGCTTTCATCCCCTCTGGCGCACGAACCGAAAACGCCGATGCGCATCACTGAAAACCGCTCATTTAACTCCCGGCGGACTGCGGCAATTTTTTTAACTGCATCTATACTCGTTGCCATTTCTTTACCCTTTCGCCTTTGCCCTTTGCCCTTCACTCCCTAATCTCCCATAAGTGGTTTTCGGCAATCAGGTTTGTGGGCAGCGTGTAGTCACCCTCGTCCATTTCATGAAACATGATGATCCGGCCACGCGACCTCCGGCCGGGCAGAAGGAGCAGCACCCGGTCCTC
The genomic region above belongs to Deltaproteobacteria bacterium and contains:
- a CDS encoding nucleotidyltransferase family protein; protein product: MATSIDAVKKIAAVRRELNERFSVMRIGVFGSCARGDESSESDVDIIVELAEPTFDNYMDLKFRLEEVLQRPVDLVLADTVKPRLRPIIEQEVVYA